The Nitrospirota bacterium genome contains the following window.
ACAGGTCGTTGATGTTCAGTACCTTGACGCCCTGCAGCTCCGCCACCTTGTTCAGGTTGAAGTCGTTCGTGATGACCTTGGCGCCCAGTTTCTTGGCCAGGGCGATGAGCTTGCTGTCCACGTCGCGGATCTTGGGAAAGTCCTCCTCGGTGATGCGGACCTCCATGTGACTCATCTTCTGGATCCGGTGCAGGATATCCAGGCCCCGCCTGCCCCGTGCCCGCTTGAGTGAATCGGAGGAATCGGCGATGTGCTGCAGCTCATGGAGAATGAACTGGGGGATAAGGATCGTGCCGTCCAGGAATTCCGTCTCGCACACGTCGGCGATCCTGCCGTCGATGATCACGCTCGTATCCATGATCTTGATGTTCTCATCGGCGCCGCCCCGGAACAGCTTCTTGATGTTGATGGGATTGAACTTCTCACCCTCCCGGATCCCGATCATAACGCCGATGTAGCCGAAGAAGCCGTTCATGAGCAGCAGGATGAAGTTCACAATGCTCCGCTCGAGGGGGACCAGCTTGAGCGGCGCCGCGATGATGTTCGCCGACATGAGACCGAGAATGAAGCCGAGGATACCGCCGACAATGACCTTCAGGGAAACCCGTCTGAACAGGAACTCCGTCAGAATGATGAGGACCGCTACGCCGAAACCGATGGCCATTCCTTCTGTTTTGCTCACCTGATCGTAGAGCTGCGTCGACACGTAGTATCCGAGCAGGGTGCTTAAAAAAATGAACAGGAATCGAATAAGGACAAGTCCCATAATTGTCACCTCCTTCTGATGAAAAAATGAAGAATGAATAAACTGCCATGAATTGCCGATGAACCGCCTCAGGGGAACGGGCGCGCCGGCGGCTGTTATTCCGGCTTGACCGTAACGAACAGGTCTTCACCCTTCCTGCGGATGAGAAGAAGCACCCTTTCTTTCGTGCGTATCTTGGCGACAGCCTGTTTGTAGTCTTCCAGCGTCGTTGTGCTCTTCTGGTTGACCTGAAGGATGATGTCTCCGGGCCTGACGCCCGCCTCGTACACCCTGCTGTCGGGGTCGACCTTGACGGCGACGACACCTTTTTCCTGTTCATCAATGCCGAGCCTGCGGGCGATATCCGGCGTCAGCTCGCGGACCGCGAGGCCGGTGAGCGCTCTGTTCTCCTCTTCCTGGCCCTGCCCTTCCGTGCCCCCGCGGGCGCCCGCCTCGGCCAGTTTCTTGGGCAGCTCCGCGATAAGCACTTCGGTCTCGATCTCCTTTTTCTGGCGGAGGAGCTTGACCTTCACCTTCGTACCGATGGGCGTCTGGGAGACCATGTTCCGGAGATGGCCGGTGTCCTCGACGGTCTTGCCGTTATACTCCAGGATCACGTCGCCCTGCTTGATGCCGGACTTTTCGGCCGGGCTTCCCTTCATGACCGTGCTCACGAGCGCGCCCTTCAGGTCCCTGACGCCGAACTCCTCGGCCAGGTCCGATGTCACCTCCTGGATGCTCACGCCGAGCCACCCGCGCACCACCTTCTGGTACTTCACGAGGCTGTCCATAACCTGGCGCGCCATGCTGCTCGGAACCGCGAAGCCGATCCCCTGGTACCCGCCCGTCCGGGAAAGGATCGCTGTGTTGATGCCGATCAGTTCGCCCCGCGCGTTGATGAGCGCCCCGCCCGAATTGCCCGGGTTTATGGCGGCGTCGGTCTGGATGAAGTCTTCGTAATCGGCGATGCCCACGTTGGCCCGGCCGACGGCGCCGATAACGCCCATGGTCACGGTCTGGTTCAGCCCGAAGGGGTTGCCGATGGCGAACACGATTTCACCCACCTTCAGCTTGTTCGAGTCCCCCCAGGGAAGCGCGGTCAGCCCTTTTGCATCGATCTTGATGACGGCGATGTCGGTCTTGGGGTCTGCGCCGATGAGCTTCGCCTTGTAATCCCGCTTGTTCGAGAGCAGGACCTTGATCTCCTGGGCCTTTTCAATGACGTGGTTGTTCGTCACGATGTAGCCGTCCTCGGACACGATCACGCCGGACCCCAGGCTCTGCTCCTTGTGCTCCTTCGGAACGTTCGGGTGCGGGAGCTGGTCGCCGAAGAACCGCCTGAAGAAGGGATCATCAAAAA
Protein-coding sequences here:
- a CDS encoding PIN domain-containing protein, which produces MGLVLIRFLFIFLSTLLGYYVSTQLYDQVSKTEGMAIGFGVAVLIILTEFLFRRVSLKVIVGGILGFILGLMSANIIAAPLKLVPLERSIVNFILLLMNGFFGYIGVMIGIREGEKFNPINIKKLFRGGADENIKIMDTSVIIDGRIADVCETEFLDGTILIPQFILHELQHIADSSDSLKRARGRRGLDILHRIQKMSHMEVRITEEDFPKIRDVDSKLIALAKKLGAKVITNDFNLNKVAELQGVKVLNINDLSNAVKPVALPGESMRVFVLKEGKEPGQGVAYLDDGTMIVVENGRRFINKNVDVAVTSVLQTAAGRMIFTRLREDIEHDLQPAER
- a CDS encoding DegQ family serine endoprotease, which encodes MRTKKSYYLSAAFILAIGVFVGLVLSSHLGVITPVPARSQVSPRSVEILTQLSDAQSEVAAVATPSVVNISTTRVIKSRDEVPFDLFDDPFFRRFFGDQLPHPNVPKEHKEQSLGSGVIVSEDGYIVTNNHVIEKAQEIKVLLSNKRDYKAKLIGADPKTDIAVIKIDAKGLTALPWGDSNKLKVGEIVFAIGNPFGLNQTVTMGVIGAVGRANVGIADYEDFIQTDAAINPGNSGGALINARGELIGINTAILSRTGGYQGIGFAVPSSMARQVMDSLVKYQKVVRGWLGVSIQEVTSDLAEEFGVRDLKGALVSTVMKGSPAEKSGIKQGDVILEYNGKTVEDTGHLRNMVSQTPIGTKVKVKLLRQKKEIETEVLIAELPKKLAEAGARGGTEGQGQEEENRALTGLAVRELTPDIARRLGIDEQEKGVVAVKVDPDSRVYEAGVRPGDIILQVNQKSTTTLEDYKQAVAKIRTKERVLLLIRRKGEDLFVTVKPE